A window of Paremcibacter congregatus contains these coding sequences:
- a CDS encoding serine hydrolase yields MKHIYLQKVISGLFMVGCIMFTTIVQASSFKKDELEAYIRDSMEKWHVPGLSIAIVKNGETILSKGYGVRELGKNDVVDENTLFPIAGSTRSFTASALAILVAEDKIDWNDRMVDVLPGFRTGSDLVSNYATIIDALANRTGLETEVLSWFPHPDVSRAELLGRLRYVKPAHEFRSDKGVNLLMIVAAGEIIPAQTGISWDDFVRVRLFDPVGMKHSITGPHLFGGIVNIATPHAKAGGELVPVAHTRTSNIGPTMSIYSSASDMAKWLLFQLANGKVGGEAIIPEEEIKMMRSSHSPRNMKFPGVVNNFASEGLGLLISDSAKGHKIYSGGGDVDGMESFHAFIPELDLGIAVMANTHQVVPQRLTTWIIDRFTDAPMRDWVSEGLSAYERQFAQFFSALEKNRQDNTDLSKKTSLPMQEYAGLYQHPLLGNLKIEYNVNGLSFILGQEYKGALKHANHDTFYLDVKTPYIAKYLLKGPARFIINHKGKIASLFVENREFQKVDVITKVSAGEK; encoded by the coding sequence ATGAAACATATATACTTACAAAAAGTCATTTCCGGCCTTTTTATGGTTGGTTGCATAATGTTTACGACTATCGTGCAGGCCTCTTCTTTCAAAAAGGATGAGTTGGAGGCGTACATACGTGATAGCATGGAAAAATGGCACGTGCCCGGACTTTCTATTGCTATTGTGAAAAATGGTGAAACTATTCTGAGTAAAGGGTATGGAGTACGTGAGCTAGGTAAAAATGATGTTGTTGATGAAAATACATTATTTCCGATTGCTGGTAGTACGCGATCCTTCACCGCATCGGCACTGGCTATCTTGGTAGCTGAAGACAAGATCGATTGGAATGATCGGATGGTTGATGTGCTGCCGGGGTTCCGCACAGGTAGTGACCTTGTGTCAAATTATGCCACAATTATTGATGCATTGGCTAATAGAACGGGTTTGGAGACTGAAGTTCTATCTTGGTTCCCCCATCCGGATGTCAGCCGGGCGGAACTTTTGGGCCGATTAAGGTATGTCAAGCCAGCTCATGAATTTAGGTCAGATAAAGGAGTAAACCTGCTTATGATTGTGGCTGCAGGGGAAATTATCCCAGCGCAAACCGGTATAAGTTGGGATGATTTCGTTCGCGTCCGACTTTTTGATCCGGTTGGTATGAAGCATAGTATTACGGGGCCTCATCTGTTTGGGGGAATCGTGAATATAGCAACGCCGCATGCAAAAGCAGGAGGGGAGTTGGTACCGGTGGCCCATACCCGCACCTCCAACATTGGGCCAACAATGTCTATTTATTCCAGTGCGTCTGACATGGCCAAATGGCTTTTGTTCCAGTTGGCAAATGGTAAGGTAGGAGGGGAAGCTATAATACCGGAAGAAGAGATAAAAATGATGCGGAGTAGTCACTCACCTAGAAACATGAAGTTTCCAGGTGTAGTGAATAATTTTGCCAGTGAAGGGCTGGGCTTGCTTATTTCAGACAGTGCTAAAGGGCATAAGATATATAGTGGTGGTGGTGATGTGGATGGAATGGAATCTTTTCATGCTTTTATTCCTGAGCTGGATTTAGGCATTGCTGTGATGGCTAATACACACCAGGTTGTACCTCAAAGACTGACAACCTGGATCATTGACCGTTTTACAGATGCGCCTATGAGAGATTGGGTAAGCGAGGGTCTATCGGCTTATGAACGGCAATTTGCGCAATTTTTCTCGGCTTTAGAGAAAAACAGGCAAGACAATACAGACCTTTCTAAGAAAACCAGTCTTCCCATGCAAGAATATGCAGGTCTTTATCAGCATCCGTTGTTGGGAAATTTAAAAATTGAATATAATGTGAACGGTCTTTCTTTTATTCTGGGGCAGGAATACAAAGGCGCCTTGAAACATGCAAATCATGATACCTTTTACTTGGATGTAAAGACACCTTACATTGCCAAATATCTACTTAAAGGCCCAGCCCGCTTTATTATTAATCACAAAGGTAAGATAGCCTCCCTATTTGTTGAGAATAGGGAATTTCAAAAAGTTGATGTGATTACTAAGGTATCTGCAGGGGAAAAATAG
- a CDS encoding S9 family peptidase: MIDIKGKYMLKCMRGVFYVLLLSGIFVAASIFLLLPVAANDKSEMFARYERAQHLYLAMNTTKVARNSTVFPVWIGNSNKFWYERELLEGKEYRLVNAQNASNEVAFDHQALAKELTKVTKEKVDASNLPIKKVKIELKPLRVSFEAFNKNWLFQDKTAALTEITVHPVSWVLSPDGKQAVFTRNYNLWVRNIENGNERALTTDGEEFYDYAARTTLWGTLRTPKGKGVQARWSPDGKSIFTLQKDRRKVKTLPVVQHVPLDGSIRPKVENLKIAYQGDENVAEYRLLAIDVETGHVQDAKYGRVQNIQDSNTGFFDERMGWWSKDSRLAYFVDMDRYHQRVRVVEFDMYTGVTRVLFEETSDTHIALAPNENMVPVFVPLPETHEILWYSERSGWAHFYLYDLKTGKLKNTITSGNWRVRDLVYFDAERREVFLQTSGRTTGRNPYYRDLVRVNIDTGNLVPLVASDHEYIAIVQQSSTAVYGAVRDMKLSNGISPTGDYAVVTRSRVDQVPVSFLVDRDGRKILDLEVANLTLPKGWQWPEPVMMKAADGKTDIYGVIYRPSDFDPNKSYPVVDSALLYNPVSSWVAKGSFTNSGFYGFNYYAEAALAELGFIVVQMDGRGIAYRSKSFHDVGYGLFEAGNNLSDHVAGIKQLAERYPYMDIDKVGIASIHAGTGAVMGLLHYPDFYKVGAGAQAYDSRLMVSLVPDKYEGPHGRDPNQKYLEDLAGNLKGKLLMFVAMLNYSDSPPASTLRIVEALQRANKDFDLVVEPKVTRGFSFYQIRRAWDHLVRHLQGVEPPKEFNLGDENVF; encoded by the coding sequence ATGATTGATATTAAAGGAAAATACATGCTTAAATGTATGCGAGGAGTTTTTTATGTTTTATTGCTTTCAGGGATATTTGTAGCTGCAAGTATATTTTTACTGCTACCTGTAGCGGCCAATGATAAGTCAGAAATGTTTGCGAGATATGAGAGGGCTCAACATTTATATTTGGCGATGAATACTACAAAAGTGGCCCGTAATTCGACTGTATTCCCTGTCTGGATCGGGAATAGTAATAAGTTTTGGTACGAGCGGGAATTATTGGAGGGTAAAGAATACCGTCTGGTGAATGCACAAAATGCTTCAAATGAAGTAGCATTTGATCATCAGGCCTTGGCTAAGGAACTCACCAAAGTTACCAAGGAAAAAGTGGATGCCAGTAACCTGCCAATTAAAAAAGTTAAAATAGAGCTGAAACCACTGAGGGTAAGTTTTGAAGCATTCAATAAAAATTGGCTGTTTCAGGATAAAACTGCTGCTTTGACAGAAATCACTGTGCACCCTGTTAGCTGGGTTTTGTCCCCAGATGGAAAGCAGGCAGTTTTCACCCGAAATTATAACTTATGGGTACGCAACATTGAGAATGGCAATGAACGGGCATTAACAACAGATGGGGAGGAGTTTTACGATTATGCCGCAAGAACTACTCTTTGGGGAACATTACGTACCCCTAAAGGGAAGGGTGTTCAAGCGCGTTGGTCGCCCGACGGCAAGTCCATTTTCACGTTACAAAAAGACCGGCGGAAAGTAAAAACTTTACCAGTAGTGCAACATGTGCCTTTAGATGGAAGTATCAGACCAAAAGTAGAGAATTTAAAGATTGCTTATCAAGGGGATGAGAATGTTGCAGAATACCGATTGTTGGCCATTGATGTTGAGACTGGTCATGTTCAAGATGCTAAATATGGTCGGGTACAGAATATTCAGGATAGTAATACCGGCTTTTTTGATGAGCGGATGGGGTGGTGGAGTAAAGACAGCCGTCTTGCCTATTTTGTTGATATGGATCGCTACCATCAACGTGTAAGGGTGGTAGAGTTTGATATGTATACAGGGGTTACACGTGTATTATTTGAGGAGACTTCAGACACTCATATTGCTCTGGCCCCTAACGAAAATATGGTTCCTGTTTTTGTCCCTTTACCTGAAACACATGAAATTTTATGGTATTCGGAACGGAGCGGATGGGCGCATTTTTATCTTTATGATCTCAAAACAGGCAAGCTAAAAAATACTATTACATCGGGTAACTGGCGGGTAAGAGACCTAGTGTATTTTGATGCCGAGCGCCGCGAAGTTTTTTTACAAACATCAGGGCGGACAACAGGCAGAAATCCTTATTATCGTGACTTAGTGCGTGTGAATATTGATACAGGGAATCTCGTTCCGTTAGTTGCTAGCGATCATGAATATATAGCCATTGTTCAGCAATCCAGCACCGCTGTTTATGGAGCTGTTCGTGATATGAAACTATCAAATGGTATATCTCCAACAGGTGATTATGCTGTTGTGACACGTTCAAGAGTGGATCAGGTGCCAGTAAGCTTTCTGGTAGACAGGGATGGCCGCAAAATTCTTGATTTAGAAGTTGCAAATTTAACTTTGCCCAAAGGGTGGCAATGGCCGGAACCGGTTATGATGAAGGCTGCGGATGGTAAAACAGATATTTATGGCGTTATATACCGCCCTTCTGATTTTGATCCTAATAAGTCTTACCCCGTTGTTGATAGTGCTCTCTTATATAATCCGGTATCATCTTGGGTTGCAAAAGGGTCTTTTACCAATAGCGGCTTTTACGGCTTTAACTACTATGCTGAAGCAGCTTTAGCGGAGCTGGGCTTTATTGTAGTGCAGATGGATGGGCGGGGTATCGCCTATCGTAGCAAGTCTTTTCATGATGTAGGTTATGGCTTATTTGAAGCCGGGAATAACTTAAGTGATCATGTGGCAGGTATTAAGCAGCTTGCTGAGCGTTATCCTTACATGGATATTGACAAGGTTGGAATTGCCTCTATTCATGCCGGAACAGGAGCAGTTATGGGGTTGCTGCATTATCCTGATTTCTACAAGGTGGGCGCAGGTGCTCAGGCTTATGATTCCCGTTTGATGGTTTCGCTTGTTCCTGACAAATATGAAGGGCCGCACGGACGAGACCCAAACCAGAAATATTTGGAAGACCTCGCGGGAAATTTAAAAGGCAAATTATTGATGTTTGTTGCCATGCTTAACTATAGCGATTCTCCTCCTGCTTCCACCCTTCGCATCGTCGAAGCCTTGCAGAGAGCTAATAAGGATTTTGATTTGGTGGTTGAACCAAAAGTGACTAGGGGATTTAGCTTCTATCAGATTCGTCGTGCATGGGATCATTTGGTACGCCACCTACAAGGTGTGGAACCGCCGAAGGAATTTAATCTGGGGGATGAAAACGTATTCTAG
- a CDS encoding TonB-dependent receptor domain-containing protein — protein sequence MKECKTNTATIKSQKSKYQSGKSMADNPIKGLALTSCLAILMGTSVTSVGAQEVQRVERFNLQSMPLSKAIANFSKQTGIVILASNEAFENKDSVRISGHFEPTQALEILLKNSGLVYRFKGENTIVISPISAQNIDLGNGFEKISFNTLADYEASLAPYDDDERADEVENVSFDEIIVTASRREQNLQDVPMAITAVRPEEFTSKGMTNLSDVIAFTPGFDTGTSTLGGPPGIGNLTARGVGQQAVSPVVGVYVDDAPVSSNIFAAFFVDGLLLDLERVEFLKGPQGTLYGATSIGGAVKYITRKPSLDEFRGTAAVNLSSTKHGSFNQIYNGRISMPIVEDKLGLTVSGFYEDNGGFVDLVDGVTRSLVKNNADTYERYGYAADLLFAASDRLDIRLSYMRQNADWGAQKGGQLIVDDNLVSTYGLYKTIGNPDDKQNLDSDIYSGTLNYQFDWGTLTSVSSYLTAGLSLNIDQVGFIGFVNTLPGHPTGTDTGVPTITLSSYKKYIQEVRLTSEVGDHFDWIVGLYYTDEDAVQSRAILGFPSGFDITSADARDSYNEYAVFGNFTYHFTPDLDVTVGGRVSRQNVGFANTQSGVLSPDNGVLSNEIDATADTWSAAVAYRPREGMSLYARVASGFRPARTNAPVSDGNGRIVSSTLVAPDTLWSYEVGAKGTMDDGLFTYDMALWYIDWGNFQTNVSIGAINYIGNAADGLTAKGFEGAFSLNLLEGLSLVSTIAYADSTLNDNEPLIFGLKGQQVPGVPKWSASINGQYGFALGSNLEGHVGGGLRYSSSRPSAFDDGTPTSLTVNLLSDSYVLADFNAGFTKGAYSFNFYVTNLFDKLAYKITSASPSRASTATPVTPRTIGMVLSASF from the coding sequence ATGAAGGAATGTAAAACAAATACCGCGACTATAAAGTCGCAAAAATCAAAATATCAGTCGGGAAAATCTATGGCAGATAATCCAATCAAAGGCCTTGCGCTTACGTCTTGCTTAGCAATATTGATGGGAACTTCTGTAACGTCGGTTGGGGCTCAAGAAGTTCAGAGAGTTGAACGTTTCAATTTACAGTCTATGCCTTTGTCAAAGGCAATTGCCAATTTTTCAAAACAAACTGGTATTGTTATACTGGCCTCAAATGAGGCTTTTGAGAATAAAGATTCTGTTCGCATTTCTGGCCACTTTGAGCCGACACAAGCACTGGAAATTCTGCTCAAGAACAGTGGGCTGGTATATAGATTTAAGGGTGAAAACACAATTGTCATTAGTCCGATATCTGCACAAAACATTGATTTAGGGAATGGGTTTGAAAAGATATCCTTCAACACGCTGGCGGATTATGAGGCCAGTCTCGCACCCTATGACGATGATGAGCGGGCAGATGAGGTGGAGAATGTCTCCTTTGATGAAATCATTGTAACCGCAAGCAGGCGCGAGCAGAATTTGCAAGATGTGCCGATGGCGATAACGGCGGTTCGCCCAGAAGAGTTTACTTCTAAGGGCATGACTAACTTGAGTGATGTGATTGCCTTCACACCGGGATTTGATACTGGAACTAGTACTTTGGGCGGCCCTCCTGGCATAGGTAATTTAACAGCACGCGGTGTTGGTCAACAAGCTGTCTCTCCTGTTGTTGGAGTTTATGTGGATGATGCCCCTGTTAGCAGCAATATATTCGCCGCGTTTTTTGTTGATGGATTGCTTCTGGATCTGGAACGAGTAGAGTTTCTAAAGGGGCCGCAAGGAACATTATATGGAGCTACTTCTATTGGTGGAGCAGTGAAATATATTACACGTAAACCTTCATTGGATGAATTTAGAGGAACTGCTGCTGTAAATTTGTCTAGTACGAAACATGGTAGCTTTAACCAGATATATAATGGCCGTATTAGTATGCCAATTGTAGAAGATAAACTAGGCCTTACTGTTTCAGGGTTTTATGAAGATAATGGCGGTTTTGTCGATTTAGTAGACGGTGTTACAAGGAGTCTTGTTAAGAATAATGCCGATACTTATGAAAGATATGGCTATGCAGCAGATCTTTTATTTGCAGCATCCGATAGATTGGATATTCGGCTAAGCTATATGCGTCAGAATGCAGATTGGGGTGCTCAAAAAGGTGGGCAGCTTATAGTTGATGATAACCTTGTATCCACGTATGGCCTATACAAAACGATTGGTAATCCAGATGATAAACAAAATCTGGACAGTGACATATACAGTGGCACCTTAAATTATCAATTTGACTGGGGTACTTTAACATCTGTTAGTTCATACCTAACGGCAGGCTTAAGTTTGAATATAGATCAGGTCGGTTTCATTGGTTTTGTTAATACTCTTCCTGGCCATCCAACTGGAACTGATACAGGAGTTCCCACAATAACTCTTTCCAGTTATAAAAAATATATTCAGGAAGTGAGGTTAACTTCAGAGGTCGGCGATCATTTTGATTGGATTGTGGGCCTATATTATACTGATGAAGACGCTGTGCAAAGCCGCGCTATTTTAGGTTTCCCTTCGGGATTTGATATTACATCAGCCGATGCTCGCGACTCCTACAACGAATACGCAGTATTTGGTAATTTCACGTACCATTTCACGCCTGATCTGGATGTGACTGTTGGCGGACGGGTAAGCCGTCAAAACGTAGGATTTGCAAATACACAATCTGGTGTTCTGTCGCCTGATAATGGGGTGTTAAGCAATGAGATAGATGCTACGGCAGATACATGGTCTGCGGCGGTGGCATATCGTCCTCGCGAAGGCATGTCACTTTATGCGCGTGTTGCGAGTGGCTTTAGGCCTGCCAGAACAAATGCCCCTGTAAGTGATGGGAATGGTAGGATTGTTTCTTCTACTCTTGTCGCACCGGATACTCTTTGGAGTTATGAGGTCGGTGCCAAGGGAACAATGGATGATGGGTTGTTTACATATGATATGGCTCTTTGGTATATTGATTGGGGGAATTTTCAGACTAACGTGTCTATTGGTGCCATTAATTACATCGGAAATGCGGCTGATGGTCTTACAGCCAAGGGGTTTGAGGGAGCATTTTCTTTGAACCTGCTTGAAGGGCTTTCTCTTGTTTCCACTATTGCTTACGCCGATAGTACTCTAAACGATAATGAGCCGCTCATTTTTGGATTAAAAGGCCAACAAGTGCCGGGTGTGCCCAAATGGTCAGCCTCAATAAATGGACAGTATGGTTTTGCCCTTGGCTCAAATCTTGAGGGGCATGTTGGCGGTGGATTACGGTATTCCAGTAGCCGTCCAAGTGCTTTTGATGATGGCACACCAACATCTTTAACGGTTAATCTTTTATCTGACAGTTATGTCCTTGCAGATTTCAATGCAGGTTTTACTAAAGGCGCATATTCCTTTAATTTTTATGTGACTAATTTGTTTGACAAGCTTGCTTATAAGATTACGTCGGCCTCTCCCAGCAGAGCGTCTACCGCCACGCCTGTAACGCCAAGAACAATTGGAATGGTTCTATCTGCGAGCTTCTAA
- a CDS encoding FecR family protein codes for MMNLKSRWIMKMDKAIRLDLLEEAERWYQLFKCHTYTMDERDAFKVWYQENPDHQQAYAQVFSSFESGYDINDAVAEFQTRKASPEICPGPSVMVWFKTFAERWKVGRASGAFAVFAAMVLVILVSRIWIGGPDYTEYSTGIAQLERVKLPDGSVITLGAGSKIQVSVSQSKERRVIMEQGEALFAVARDTTRPFIVSSGDINVRVLGTTFNVHKMGGDVTVSLLEGEVHVAQEKALSFFPFLPQQKSAALRPAQQMLIVAGIMQPVTLKDINEMATWVQGQLNYSGARLSVVVADLNRYSDKPVIIVDVDLSALPVTAVFGTDQIGTFLEGLPHILPVELRRKADGSYLIFRRKNLSGV; via the coding sequence ATGATGAACCTAAAAAGCCGTTGGATTATGAAGATGGATAAAGCAATTAGATTGGATTTATTGGAAGAAGCGGAACGTTGGTATCAGTTGTTTAAATGTCATACATATACGATGGATGAGCGTGACGCTTTCAAGGTTTGGTATCAGGAGAATCCAGATCATCAACAGGCCTATGCTCAAGTTTTTAGTAGTTTTGAAAGTGGCTATGATATTAATGATGCTGTGGCAGAGTTTCAGACCAGAAAAGCCTCCCCAGAGATATGTCCTGGGCCTTCCGTAATGGTATGGTTCAAGACGTTTGCAGAGAGATGGAAGGTCGGTAGAGCTTCTGGTGCCTTTGCTGTTTTCGCAGCAATGGTGCTAGTCATACTTGTTAGTCGAATATGGATCGGAGGGCCGGATTATACTGAGTATTCAACCGGTATCGCCCAGCTGGAGCGGGTGAAACTCCCGGATGGTTCTGTTATTACGCTTGGCGCAGGATCTAAAATTCAAGTTTCTGTTTCTCAATCAAAAGAACGTCGTGTCATTATGGAGCAGGGGGAAGCTTTGTTTGCAGTGGCCAGAGATACGACGCGGCCATTCATCGTATCCTCTGGTGATATCAATGTGCGTGTGCTTGGGACAACATTTAATGTTCATAAGATGGGAGGGGACGTCACAGTTTCATTGTTGGAGGGTGAAGTGCATGTCGCTCAGGAAAAAGCGCTTTCATTCTTTCCATTTTTACCTCAGCAAAAATCGGCGGCACTAAGGCCTGCGCAGCAGATGTTAATAGTTGCGGGAATTATGCAGCCTGTAACGCTAAAAGATATCAATGAAATGGCGACTTGGGTCCAAGGACAGTTAAACTATTCAGGCGCACGTTTGAGCGTCGTAGTGGCCGATTTGAACCGTTACAGTGATAAACCTGTGATCATTGTTGATGTGGACTTGAGTGCTTTGCCTGTAACGGCTGTGTTTGGCACAGACCAGATTGGAACCTTCCTAGAAGGGCTACCTCATATATTGCCTGTCGAACTACGCCGAAAAGCAGATGGCAGCTATCTTATTTTTCGCCGAAAAAATCTGTCAGGAGTATAA
- a CDS encoding RNA polymerase sigma factor codes for MMAEREGLIKEWYERYGEDLYRSLRSAAKNPEEAQDISQETFLKVAMKLSDKECSETILNPKAFLYRVAFNEFYNRCKRRKLHNHLQQLFGESDEAYICSITPEKIALDQEELAVVRDAIYGLPDKQREVFLLTRVNNMSYQNAARKLGIKKDTVKKHVVRVLAALRVARAGYLNDEPKKPLDYEDG; via the coding sequence ATGATGGCAGAACGAGAAGGCCTCATTAAAGAGTGGTATGAGCGGTATGGAGAGGATTTGTACCGAAGTTTGCGTTCGGCTGCAAAAAACCCGGAAGAGGCACAGGATATATCGCAGGAGACATTCCTCAAAGTAGCAATGAAGCTATCCGATAAAGAGTGCAGTGAAACTATTCTTAACCCTAAGGCGTTTCTGTATCGGGTGGCCTTTAACGAGTTTTATAACCGTTGCAAACGTCGGAAGCTTCATAACCACTTGCAACAATTGTTTGGGGAATCTGATGAGGCCTATATCTGTTCTATCACACCGGAGAAAATAGCTCTTGACCAGGAAGAATTGGCCGTTGTTCGTGACGCGATCTATGGTCTGCCGGATAAGCAGCGAGAGGTTTTCTTGCTTACCCGTGTGAATAACATGAGTTACCAGAACGCAGCGCGTAAGCTGGGCATTAAAAAAGATACAGTTAAGAAGCATGTCGTCAGAGTGTTGGCTGCGTTGCGCGTGGCAAGGGCGGGGTATTTAAATGATGAACCTAAAAAGCCGTTGGATTATGAAGATGGATAA
- a CDS encoding transcriptional regulator domain-containing protein, with protein MTDKEDTDINQYAELDGKKPSVWVWEFLKRNPNYRKPEAENN; from the coding sequence ATGACAGATAAGGAAGATACAGATATTAATCAATATGCAGAACTGGATGGTAAAAAACCGTCAGTATGGGTTTGGGAGTTTCTGAAGCGTAATCCAAATTATAGAAAACCTGAGGCAGAAAATAACTAG
- a CDS encoding DUF1611 domain-containing protein, with amino-acid sequence MTQKPLDLKTPYLLFLGDAQEDGLAKTAFGIHEWCPEKCKGQMRLDGCKVDLGLEDLNPVEAKTVHNVGTLVIGVANLGGYVPDNWVAPLCGALRAGLDIAAGLHTRLNDIEFLRETAKQLGRTIYDVRQTTQELKVGNGQKRSGKRLLTVAADCAIGKKYAALAIAKEMQSRGMAADFRATGQTGILIAGGGIGIDAVVADFISGAAEMVSPENAKDHWDIIEGQGALFHPAYAGVALGLLHGSQPDALVICHDPDRSHTAFMEGFALPDMETVIRRNIEAAQLTNPHVKVAGISVNTSRMTDDDAKFYMADLSQQTKLPVCDPVRTGMNNIVDYLVHDR; translated from the coding sequence ATGACACAGAAACCCCTTGACCTTAAAACCCCTTATCTTTTGTTTCTGGGCGATGCTCAGGAAGATGGTCTGGCGAAGACCGCTTTCGGCATCCATGAATGGTGCCCGGAAAAATGTAAAGGCCAGATGCGCTTGGACGGTTGCAAGGTCGATCTGGGTCTTGAAGACTTGAATCCGGTAGAAGCCAAGACCGTTCATAATGTGGGAACTCTGGTGATCGGGGTGGCTAATCTGGGTGGCTATGTGCCGGATAACTGGGTTGCTCCCCTCTGCGGGGCTTTGCGGGCTGGCCTTGATATTGCCGCAGGCCTTCATACCAGACTGAATGATATTGAGTTCCTGCGAGAGACGGCCAAGCAACTTGGACGAACCATCTATGATGTGCGGCAGACAACCCAGGAGCTCAAAGTAGGTAATGGCCAGAAGCGATCCGGCAAGAGATTGCTGACCGTGGCCGCCGACTGTGCCATTGGCAAGAAATATGCGGCCCTTGCCATCGCAAAAGAAATGCAGAGCCGGGGTATGGCGGCGGACTTCAGAGCTACGGGTCAAACAGGCATTCTCATTGCGGGCGGCGGTATCGGGATTGATGCGGTTGTGGCCGACTTTATCTCAGGGGCTGCCGAGATGGTCAGTCCTGAAAATGCAAAAGACCATTGGGATATTATCGAAGGACAGGGGGCTTTGTTCCATCCGGCTTATGCGGGGGTGGCGCTCGGTCTGCTCCATGGTAGTCAACCGGATGCGCTTGTTATCTGTCATGATCCTGACAGAAGCCACACGGCCTTTATGGAAGGCTTTGCGCTGCCAGATATGGAAACCGTCATCAGAAGAAACATTGAAGCCGCCCAACTGACCAATCCCCATGTGAAGGTGGCGGGGATTTCGGTTAATACCTCCAGAATGACGGATGACGACGCCAAATTCTATATGGCGGATTTAAGCCAACAGACCAAACTCCCGGTCTGTGATCCGGTCAGAACAGGCATGAACAATATCGTGGATTATTTGGTTCATGACAGATAA
- a CDS encoding branched-chain amino acid aminotransferase: MYIRQDILDAVAAKKMPEDRTFGKAVLPAICVAQYKNGQWSEVELGFDRDHRLSGGSTAVQYAQSIFEGMKAYFVHQVTPQIFRPYDHAVRFRRSAERMCMPPVPREMFVYGVNLLSRLYADVIPREADGALYLRPSLYGTDYSLSIEPSESYQFTIHAAPTIPFSKDMKSVLIERRNSRSAVGGTGGVKAAGNYAAGFQSLTRARQLGCATSLWLDPLESKYIEELSLMNFFVVREGELHTPTLQNSFLPGITRQSLLTLAEDLGLRIAERRIDINELIKEIETGSVTEAFSCGTAAVVSPIRSLKEASGTEYVFSDEPGPITRTLRKQLLDIQEGRTADRFGWMQSV, translated from the coding sequence ATGTATATAAGACAAGATATATTGGACGCGGTCGCGGCCAAGAAGATGCCGGAAGACAGGACATTCGGCAAGGCGGTCCTGCCGGCCATCTGTGTGGCCCAATATAAGAATGGCCAGTGGTCGGAGGTGGAACTCGGTTTTGACCGGGACCATAGGCTCTCCGGCGGTTCCACGGCGGTTCAATATGCTCAGAGTATTTTTGAAGGAATGAAGGCCTATTTTGTCCATCAAGTGACACCGCAAATCTTCAGGCCGTATGATCATGCGGTGCGGTTCAGGCGCTCTGCCGAACGGATGTGTATGCCGCCGGTGCCCAGAGAAATGTTTGTTTATGGGGTCAACCTTCTCTCGCGGTTATATGCCGATGTCATCCCCCGAGAGGCGGATGGCGCTCTCTACTTAAGACCGTCCTTATACGGCACGGACTATTCACTGAGTATTGAACCCTCAGAGAGTTATCAGTTTACAATCCACGCGGCACCGACCATTCCTTTTTCCAAGGACATGAAGTCGGTCTTGATTGAACGGCGGAACAGCCGGTCTGCCGTGGGCGGAACAGGTGGTGTTAAAGCCGCCGGCAATTATGCGGCGGGCTTCCAGTCCTTAACAAGAGCGAGACAACTGGGCTGCGCCACCAGCCTGTGGTTGGACCCGTTAGAAAGCAAATACATTGAGGAGCTCTCCTTGATGAATTTCTTTGTGGTCAGAGAAGGGGAACTGCATACCCCTACCTTACAAAATAGCTTCCTGCCGGGCATTACCCGCCAGTCTCTTTTGACACTGGCTGAAGATTTAGGCCTGCGTATTGCAGAGAGAAGGATTGATATCAATGAATTGATCAAGGAGATTGAGACTGGAAGCGTCACAGAGGCATTCTCCTGTGGTACAGCGGCGGTTGTATCGCCGATCAGATCTTTGAAGGAAGCGTCAGGGACGGAATATGTCTTTAGTGATGAACCTGGTCCCATCACGCGAACGCTCCGTAAACAGCTGCTTGATATCCAGGAAGGTCGAACAGCTGACCGCTTTGGTTGGATGCAATCCGTTTGA